GAAGACGGCCGCGTCGCCGACCTCAAAGAGGTGGCCGGATCGACCGAGCGGCGTGGTCTTTGTGCTCTCATAGCCCTTGCGGAGATCGTCGACCGTGATGCCGCGCGTATAGGCGAGCGCCTCTTCATAGGCGAGGGTACGGAGGCCTGTCGCTTCCATGATGCCGGGAGCTATGCCGACCACGCGGACGCCGGACTTGCCGAGCTCTTTCGCCCACGACCGGGTAAAGGAGTTGACGGCGTTCTTTGTAGCGGCGTAGATGCTCTGCCCTTCGGAGCCCTCGAGACCGCTTTCGGACGACATATTGATGATGACGCCGGAGCCTTGCTCGACCATGATGCGCCCGGCTGCCTGCGCGCAGAGGACGACGCCCTTGAGGTTGACGTTGACGACTTTATCGTAGATACTTTCGGAGAGCTCGTACTTGCCTTTCGGATCGTTCGGGTCGACGAGAAGGCACGGAAGGTTTATGCCCGCGTTGTTGACCATGCAGTCGATGCGGCCGAATCTCTCTTTGGCTTTTGCCGTCATGTCTTCGACGCTTGCGCGGTCGGTGACGTCCGTCTTGATGTACAGCACTTCACCGCAGCCCTCGCCCTTTTTGAACTCGGGTGGATTCGGGCTCATATCGGCGACGACAACATTCGCGCCGTTTTCCAGGAAGCTCTCGGCGACGGCCTTGCCGATGCCGGAGGCGGCCCCGGTAACGATAACGGTCTTTCCTTCTAATCCTAACCAGCTCATATATGCGGTACCTCTTTTCTTTATATTAGACTGCTTCTCTTCGCCGTAATTACAGCTTGTCAGCGCTCACATGCAAGACGTGCGTTTCATGCGCTGCTTTTTCCGCGTTCGGATTACGGCGAAGGCTTTTCAGCCATTCTCTATTGTATTATTTGTAAATCTCGACGGTGTCTCCGACTTGGATGGAGGGAATCGGCTTATCCTCGACATACAGGCTGCCCTCCAGCGATTCTCCGTCCGCGTTGCCGTTGAAGCGCAGCGTGATGTGACCGAGGTCTTTGAGGTTCTTCTGCACTTCGCTGCCGACGAAGACGATCTTGAAATCCTCGCCCGCATAGCGGAGGGTATCGCCCGCGGCGACGATATCGGTGAGATTTCCGTCCCGGTGCAGGACGCAGTAGTCGCGAAGCTCCGCGGGGGCGTTTTCGTTGAAGAGGATGACCATCTTCTCACCCATGAAGTCGGTGACGAGCGGGCCGAGCTCGACGACGTTGGTGGAATATATCTTCTGCATGTGCTTTTCTCCTTATGCTTCATAGAGTCCAAAGCTGGCGAGCCAGGCGAGGACGACGGCAATGGGGCCGGTGATAAAGCGCGAGTAGAGGACGGACGGGACGCCGACTTCGACGGTTTCCGCCTCGGCCTCCGCAAGGCCCAGTCCGACGGGAATGAAGTCGCAGGCGCCCTGTGCGTTGATCGCGAAGAGCGCGGGGAGAGCGAGGGAAGGCGGGATGTTGCCGCGGCCGATTTCCACGCCGATCAGGACGCCGATGACCTGTGCAATGACAGCGCCCGGACCGAGGAACGGGGACAGGAACGGGAAGGAGCAGATCAGGGATATGGCGACGAGACCGAATACGGAGCCGGCAAGCGGCGTCAAAACCTGCGCGACAATATCGCCGATGCCGGATTCGAGGACGACGCCGATGAGCATGGAGACGAATACCATGAAGGGGAGAATGGTGCGGATCATCGTGTCGATGGTATCGCGGCCTGCCTGGTAGAGGGTCGCGGTGATGCTGCCCATGAACTGGCCGATGCTCGCCATGATGCCCTTTTCGCTCTGCCAAATCTTTTTGGAGGTATCGTAGCGCCCCGTAGAGGTATCGCTTTCCGGAGCCGTCTCGACAATTTCGGCGGGGGCGGCTTCGGTGCCGTCGGCAAAGGCGATGTCTTCGACCTTGACGGAGGAGACGTAGATATCCGCCTGGATGTGCTTGGCAAGAGGACCGGAAGGCCCGGTCGGATTGAGATTGATGGTGTTGATGCGCTTTTGCGGGTAGATGCCGCAGCGGAGCGTGCCGCCGCAGTCGATGACGACGGCGAGGATTTCCTCATCGGGGACGCTGGTCTTGAAGCCGTCGATCGTCTCGCAGCCCGTCATTTCGCCGAGGCGGACAGCGACGGGGCTCATGACGCCGCCGGTGATGTTGACGATGTATTTTTTTCGCTCGTCCGGCGTGAGGGTCAGAGGACCGCCCCAACCGCCTTTTCCGGCGGAGACGATGACGCTTTTATATTCGGACATGATCGTTTTCCTCCTTTGACGGCGCGTTGATTTCGCCGCCTCTCATGAAATGCGTTTGCAGCTTGTATGAGCTTCCTCCCGTTACTTTTCGGCGGCGCTGTGCATCGTGCGGGAGAGTCGGATGCCCTGCTGTTTTTCGACATACAGCGTCGTGAGGTCGGTCACCCAGCCGCGGATGAAGTTGATGACAATGCCGATGAGAAAGTAGCGCAGCGCGAGATCGACGGTGGGAAGACCGAGCTGCGTGATGCCGCTGGCGATGCCTAAGAAGACGAAGAGTTCGCCCGGGTTGACGTGGGGGAAGAGGCCGTTCAGCGTGTGGTTGCTCATCGTAGCGGAGGCGTAGTAGCCGGGCTTGTAGAATTCGGGCATGAATTTGCCCATGGAAAGCGACATGGGGTTGCAGAGGAAGAAGACGGCAATGACGGGGAGGACGGCGTAGCGTGTGACGACATTGGCGGCGCAGAGCCGAGCGAAGGAGTTGATCTTCTCCTCACCGACAAACCGTATGAGGGCGTTCATCGCGACCAGCAGGCAGCAGAGTGTGGGGATGATGCCGGTGATGAAGCCGACGAGGACTTCGCCTCCATGGTTGAACATGGCGATAAAGCCCTGTGCGAACCAGACTAGTGTATCCATGATGTTCTCCTTTCAGGCTTTAATGGATTCTTGACTCTTTAGATATTCGGTCAAATCTTCTTTTGCGGAGAGTGCGGCGATACGGTGCTGCTTGGGCAGCGAGGCGAGTTCTTCTTCGCTTAAATCCAGAAGATTCAATGTGTTCAGGCAATCATATCTCCGGAAGCGGGTGAAGACGGTAACTCCCTCGAGTATTTCGCCATATGTGATGCTGTAGTTTTCGTCGATGGCGAGGAGTAAGATGCAGCCTGCATGAAGCCCGCCTTTCGCCTTGCCGATGGCGACTCTGCCGCAGCGTGCTCTCAGCTCTTTGACGCGGCGCGTAAAGCGCCGCATCTGAAAGAGACCGAGAAGGAGCTGGACAATCCATGCGGCGGCAGCGACGGCGATAAAGGTCCAAAGCATATCCGTCCCCCTTACTCGTTCAGCAATATCTTTGCCGTCGTCTCATCCGTGATGAGTACGTTCACGTATTCTCCTTTGAGGGCTCCCATGATGGCGGGGACCTTTTCTCTGCCTGCCGCCATGCCGATGGAGTACGGCAGCGATTTCAAGATATCGAGCGGGACAGCGATGGTGCGATCGGTGAATTCGGTGTGGATGACGCGGCCATGCTTATCGTAGAAGACGGAGCAGATTTCGCCGACGGCGCCTGCGCGTCCGAGAGAGTAGATGCTCTCGGTGCCGAAGTCACCCATCCAGACGAGGTTCGAACTCTTGACAGGCGCGCCGATCCCGACGACGGCGAGGGTCAGGTGCTGCCAGAAGTTGGAGATTTTCTCATAGTTGACGTCGGAAAGAATGGCATCGCGGATCTCCGGCGTTCGCGTGATGGCGGGAGCGTAGATGTAGTGAGAGCGGCAGTCCATCGTTTGACTGAGGCGATAGCAGAGGGTATTGACGTGATACTCGCTCGACTGGTCGAAGGGGCCGCCGTCAATGGGGACGATATCGGCGTCGATGCGGGGCATCTGCGCCGCCTCTGCCGCGATGACGAGCTCTTTGATCGTCGTTCCCCACGCCATGCCGATGACTTCGCCGTCGCCAACCGTGCGCCGGAGAAGCGAAAGTCCCGCCTTTGCCATGTGCTGCTTGACCTCCTGAAGATCATAGCTCGTATTGACGACGTAGGCTTCTTTGAGGTGAAACCGTCTCTCGAGAGCCGCTTCGAGCTCTTCGTGGCTGTCCTGTTTGATGCGGATTTCGACAATGCCGGCCTGCAGGGCACGCTTTAAGTACTTGGAGACCGTCGAACGGTTGATGCCCATGCGCCGGGCGATTTCATCCTGCTTGAGCTGCTCGATGTAGTACATGTGGGCGGCCTTGATCAGACTCCGCTTTTCCGTTGGCTGCATATCATCTCCTCCTCGGGGTGAATACGTCTATTCTCTTTCCCGTTTGATTTTCGCATCGGATCCTTTGCTTGAGACCAGCATAGTCGTTCCCGGAAAGAAGTGCAAGGGAAAGAGCGCAAAAAAGCTTGAAAAAGCTCGTATTTTCTTGATTTCTAACGATTATCGTCACAAATGTGAAATATTAAGCACGAATGTGATGATGGACTGTGCTGCATGTATCAAAGCATCCTTTACTGAAGCGACAGAAAAAGAGGGAAGGTGAAACGGAAGCTCTCCTTCTGCAGAAGGGTGAGCGAAGGATTTTGCCGCGCAAAAAAAAAAGGATTTTGCCGCGCGCAAAAAAAGCACAGCGGCTGGTTGCCTCTGTGCTTGCGCTGATCGCTATGATGTTCTGAACATATCGTTTTTCACTCGTGAAAAGCTGTCGTCTGCGCGCCGTTCACTTGACGAGCAGGACGGAGCACTCGGCTTCTTCCATGACCTTCTGGCTGACGCTGCCGAGGAGGAATCCTTCGACAGCCGATGCGCCCTTGCTGCCGATGACGATGAAGTCGCATGCGTTCTCCTTCGCGAATTGAAGAATATGGGGCGCGGGCATGCCGGAAAGCGTATGGCACGTGACAGGTACTCCCTGCGGGACGGCCTCCTTTGCCTGCGCGAAGACTTCGTCCGGCGACTGCATGCCGGCGACGAGGACATTGACGGGGATGAACCGCTCTTCCCCGGTCTTTTTTCCGTCTTCGAGAGTCGTGACGAACAGGAGCCGGATGAAAGAATCCGTCGCGGCGGCAAGCGCGCCCGCGAGAGCCGCGGCGTGGTTGGCATGAATCGAACCGTCGACAGGAACGAGAATATTCATATGATCCTTCATAAATAAGCACTCCTTTTTGGTTCTGCGCGTGGAAATACGATTTTTCTGCAGGAAAGTCCCGTTGTAAGATGGATTCGATGTTTCCGCAGCCGCCGCGCCGGGATGGCTCCATCCTCGGCAATGGCGGGAAACCTCGTCTCATACGAGCGCATACAACCGAAAAGGCTGTCCTCTGTAAATCTTCTACGCTCAACGAACTCAACAAATAATATACTTTTATTTTACTATGAAACACCGAGAAGTCAAGTAGAAGCGAAAGCGAATCCGACAATTTCCGGAAGGGCGCAAAAGGGCTTCGGGTAGGCGTCCGCACAGCGTTTCAGCGGCTGCCTGCAAGCGGGAAATCATAGACGCGCTTTTATGCGGGCAGGAAAAGGGACACGAAAAGGGCGTCTCTTTCCCTCTTGCCTGGAGCGCCATTGCATGCTATATTATAGAATGAATTCGTCTGAAACAGTCACAGAGAATCGCATACAGATCGTCATATACAGAAGATAATCGGGGGGAAACGGCTTTACATGGAAAAGCTCATCATCGAGGGCGGTAGAAGGCTCGAAGGCAGAGTAAAGATCAGCGGCGCGAAGAACGCGGTGCTGCCCATCATAGCGGCGACGCTGCTGGGCGAGGGCGCGGTGAGCCGACTCGAGGAGGTGCCGGCGCTGGACGATGTCCGCACGATCTCCGAGGTGCTGCGCTCGCTCGGCGCGAAAGCGGAATATGAAAAAGACGCGGAGGCGCTCGTCGTCGACGCGCGCGATATCACGGCGACGGAGGCTCCCTATGAGCTCGTGCGCAAGATGCGCGCTTCGTTCCTCATCATGGGGCCGCTCCTCGCCCGTCTCGGCCGCGCGAAGATATCGCTGCCGGGCGGCTGCGCGATCGGCACGCGCCCCATCGATCTCCACCTCAAGGGCTTTGAGGCGCTCGGCGCGGCGATCGACATCGGTCACGGCTACATCGAGGCGTCCGCTCCCAAGGGGCTCAAGGGTGCGCGTATATATCTCGACTTCCCGTCGGTCGGAGCGACGGAAAACATCCTGATGGCGGCATCCCTCGCGGAAGGAGAGACCGTTCTTGAAAATCCGGCGCAGGAGCCGGAGATTGTCGATCTCGCGAACTATCTGAACGTCATGGGCGCGAAGATTCGCGGAGCGGGCACGAATGTCATCAAGATCAAGGGCGTGCCGGAGCTGCGGGGGCATAACTACACGATCATCCCCGACCGCATCGAGGCGGGCACGTACATGGTTGCCGCGGCGATGACGCAGGGGGATGTCTACATCGAGAACGCGATCTCCGAGCACTTGAAGCCTGTCATCGCGAAGCTCACGGAGGCGGGCGTCGTCATCGAGGAGG
This portion of the Selenomonas sp. TAMA-11512 genome encodes:
- a CDS encoding SDR family oxidoreductase → MSWLGLEGKTVIVTGAASGIGKAVAESFLENGANVVVADMSPNPPEFKKGEGCGEVLYIKTDVTDRASVEDMTAKAKERFGRIDCMVNNAGINLPCLLVDPNDPKGKYELSESIYDKVVNVNLKGVVLCAQAAGRIMVEQGSGVIINMSSESGLEGSEGQSIYAATKNAVNSFTRSWAKELGKSGVRVVGIAPGIMEATGLRTLAYEEALAYTRGITVDDLRKGYESTKTTPLGRSGHLFEVGDAAVFLASKRASYIHGVTLNVAGGKTRG
- a CDS encoding PTS glucitol/sorbitol transporter subunit IIA, yielding MQKIYSTNVVELGPLVTDFMGEKMVILFNENAPAELRDYCVLHRDGNLTDIVAAGDTLRYAGEDFKIVFVGSEVQKNLKDLGHITLRFNGNADGESLEGSLYVEDKPIPSIQVGDTVEIYK
- a CDS encoding PTS glucitol/sorbitol transporter subunit IIB, with the translated sequence MSEYKSVIVSAGKGGWGGPLTLTPDERKKYIVNITGGVMSPVAVRLGEMTGCETIDGFKTSVPDEEILAVVIDCGGTLRCGIYPQKRINTINLNPTGPSGPLAKHIQADIYVSSVKVEDIAFADGTEAAPAEIVETAPESDTSTGRYDTSKKIWQSEKGIMASIGQFMGSITATLYQAGRDTIDTMIRTILPFMVFVSMLIGVVLESGIGDIVAQVLTPLAGSVFGLVAISLICSFPFLSPFLGPGAVIAQVIGVLIGVEIGRGNIPPSLALPALFAINAQGACDFIPVGLGLAEAEAETVEVGVPSVLYSRFITGPIAVVLAWLASFGLYEA
- a CDS encoding PTS glucitol/sorbitol transporter subunit IIC — encoded protein: MDTLVWFAQGFIAMFNHGGEVLVGFITGIIPTLCCLLVAMNALIRFVGEEKINSFARLCAANVVTRYAVLPVIAVFFLCNPMSLSMGKFMPEFYKPGYYASATMSNHTLNGLFPHVNPGELFVFLGIASGITQLGLPTVDLALRYFLIGIVINFIRGWVTDLTTLYVEKQQGIRLSRTMHSAAEK
- a CDS encoding transcriptional regulator GutM; its protein translation is MLWTFIAVAAAAWIVQLLLGLFQMRRFTRRVKELRARCGRVAIGKAKGGLHAGCILLLAIDENYSITYGEILEGVTVFTRFRRYDCLNTLNLLDLSEEELASLPKQHRIAALSAKEDLTEYLKSQESIKA
- a CDS encoding sugar-binding transcriptional regulator; protein product: MQPTEKRSLIKAAHMYYIEQLKQDEIARRMGINRSTVSKYLKRALQAGIVEIRIKQDSHEELEAALERRFHLKEAYVVNTSYDLQEVKQHMAKAGLSLLRRTVGDGEVIGMAWGTTIKELVIAAEAAQMPRIDADIVPIDGGPFDQSSEYHVNTLCYRLSQTMDCRSHYIYAPAITRTPEIRDAILSDVNYEKISNFWQHLTLAVVGIGAPVKSSNLVWMGDFGTESIYSLGRAGAVGEICSVFYDKHGRVIHTEFTDRTIAVPLDILKSLPYSIGMAAGREKVPAIMGALKGEYVNVLITDETTAKILLNE
- a CDS encoding universal stress protein, whose translation is MKDHMNILVPVDGSIHANHAAALAGALAAATDSFIRLLFVTTLEDGKKTGEERFIPVNVLVAGMQSPDEVFAQAKEAVPQGVPVTCHTLSGMPAPHILQFAKENACDFIVIGSKGASAVEGFLLGSVSQKVMEEAECSVLLVK
- the murA gene encoding UDP-N-acetylglucosamine 1-carboxyvinyltransferase yields the protein MEKLIIEGGRRLEGRVKISGAKNAVLPIIAATLLGEGAVSRLEEVPALDDVRTISEVLRSLGAKAEYEKDAEALVVDARDITATEAPYELVRKMRASFLIMGPLLARLGRAKISLPGGCAIGTRPIDLHLKGFEALGAAIDIGHGYIEASAPKGLKGARIYLDFPSVGATENILMAASLAEGETVLENPAQEPEIVDLANYLNVMGAKIRGAGTNVIKIKGVPELRGHNYTIIPDRIEAGTYMVAAAMTQGDVYIENAISEHLKPVIAKLTEAGVVIEEDVEGVRVIGTKRPKAVDIKTMPYPGFPTDMQAQFMAMLTIADGTAEVTETVFENRFMHVDELKRMGAAIRVDGRTSLIEGVDRLSGCQVKATDLRAGAAMVLAGLVADGETQVGYIHHIDRGYDNLVEKLIGLGAEIRRVDE